From the Equus quagga isolate Etosha38 chromosome 16, UCLA_HA_Equagga_1.0, whole genome shotgun sequence genome, one window contains:
- the PEX2 gene encoding peroxisome biogenesis factor 2 isoform X2, producing the protein MHPARRAGPLCRAGGRLDGASGAPEPEEVAATHPRPPAQRPRARGRPPQGSPPRSTGRPAAGPRPGPARRPEARRRPAATRRRWSGGPGRRPKAGKALPQKSPASPRLLTPRPLHAPRATRRTGSRLSCQSDTAVPQRPADQSPRAGSSSAPRLFGSSAPRLLGSSALRPFGSSAFAVAAPARAFRRALKRSSRGFNSSSSF; encoded by the coding sequence ATGCATCCAGCTCGCCGGGCAGGGCCGCTCTGCAGGGCGGGCGGCCGACTAGACGGGGCTTCCGGCGCTCCAGAGCCTGAGGAGGTCGCGGCCACCCACCCGCGGCCCCCAGCTCAACGGCCCCGGGCCCGCGGCCGCCCACCCCAGGGCTCCCCACCCCGCTCCACGGGCCGTCCAGCAGCCGGCCCTCGCCCAGGGCCAGCGCGGAGGCCCGAGGCGCGGCGGCGCCCAGCCGCCACCCGGCGGCGCTGGTCCGGCGGCCCGGGGCGGCGCCCGAAGGCGGGGAAAGCCCTGCCCCAGAAGAGCCCGGCTTCCCCGCGGCTCCTGACCCCACGGCCTCTTCACGCGCCGCGCGCGACCCGGCGGACGGGTTCCCGACTCTCCTGCCAATCAGATACGGCTGTCCCCCAACGGCCAGCCGACCAATCACCGCGTGCGGGGTCCTCGTCGGCTCCTCGGCTCTTCGGCTCTTCGGCTCCTCGGCTCCTCGGCTCCTCGGCCCTTCGGCCCTTCGGCTCGTCGGCGTTCGCGGTGGCTGCGCCCGCCCGGGCCTTCCGCCGCGCGCTGAAGCGTAGTTCTCGTGGGTTtaattcctcctcttccttttga